In Athene noctua chromosome 8, bAthNoc1.hap1.1, whole genome shotgun sequence, a genomic segment contains:
- the LOC141963278 gene encoding G-protein coupled receptor 35-like, which produces MANCTKDDSVLQNSIVIFQLIVYIPVFCLGIPLNTIAFWVFCCKIKRWTETRVYMINLMVADSFLLFAMPFLIYFTKYDHPTDKLCFTVRNIYFTNMPMSILIITLIAIDRYIAIKFPLKAKILRSPLKSASICGFLWIMVMIYSYLRLKFHDRKEQFCFQKQSIQPSYLLLFSITFGYFIPLGIVIFCSVQVIKCLKKKMATSPHETKLMEKAVHIVSVNLCVFTICFSPLHITLLLRFAVDVAGACPLVSAVRASIQICACLANCNCCLDAFCYYFAAKEFPEFPSLLPTCISMRSKMNQSQESQPPTDQVVTQTGSSAL; this is translated from the coding sequence ATGGCAAACTGTACCAAAGATGACAGCGTGCTGCAGAATAGCATTGTGATATTTCAACTGATCGTCTACATCCCAGTGTTCTGTTTGGGGATCCCACTGAACACAATTGCCTTCTGGGTCTTCTGCTGCAAAATCAAGAGGTGGACCGAGACCAGGGTGTACATGATCAACCTCATGGTCGCAGACAGTTTCCTGCTCTTTGCCATGCCATTCCTGATATATTTTACCAAGTATGACCATCCCACGGACAAGCTATGTTTCACCGTACGGAACATCTATTTTACAAACATGCCTATGAGCATCCTTATCATCACCCTGATTGCAATTGATCGATACATTGCAATCAAGTTCCCTCTAAAAGCAAAGATCCTTCGATCCCCACTGAAATCAGCTTCTATTTGTGGGTTTCTATGGATAATGGTGATGATTTATTCCTACTTGCGTCTAAAATTTCAtgacagaaaagaacaattctGCTTTCAGAAACAATCCATTCAACCTAGTTACTTATTGTTATTCTCTATTACCTTTGGGTATTTTATTCCCTTAGGGATTGTGATTTTTTGCTCAGTACAAGTTATCAAATGTCTCAAAAAGAAGATGGCCACAAGCCCTCATGAGACAAAGTTAATGGAGAAAGCAGTCCACATTGTTTCCGTGAATTTGTGTGTGTTCACCATATGTTTTTCACCTTTACACATCACACTGCTCTTGCGGTTTGCAGTGGATGTTGCTGGAGCTTGTCCTCTGGTCTCAGCAGTTAGAGCCTCCATTCAAATCTGTGCATGTTTAGCAAATTGTAACTGCTGTTTGGATGCATTTTGCTATTACTTTGCAGCCAAGGAATTTCCTGAATTTCCTTCTCTGCTCCCCACTTGTATATCAATGAGATCCAAGATGAACCAAAGCCAAGAGTCACAGCCACCCACAGATCAAGTTGTGACACAGACAGGGTCTAGTGCACTATAG